The nucleotide sequence CAGTCGAGCGCGCCATGCAGACCTATGCCCGGGTCTGGCGCTATCAGCGCTGGCAGCAGGCACAGGAAAAGCTGGCTAACGATTAAAAAAACGATGTTGACTTTATTTATTTGCCTCAGGGCTAAAGCACCGGGCTATTTTCACCTGGCACTTCGGGCAGCCAGACCTTGCTGAGAAAGCTCCTGCCTCTAATTCGCTTGACAACACCTATGGCCTTGGCTAATGTTCCTAATTGATATTTCTTTGCAGTCGGCAACCTTAAAATCCATTCAAATTTTCAGGAGGGATGCATGAGAAGAGGCCGCTGGTAAATCATTAATGCCAGGCCTCTTCGTTGAGAGCTGTCTTTTTAATTTTAATTTAGCCCAAATCCACTGACATTGTCAGTGGTGGGGTGTGGGGGCGGAGGCCCCACTCTTATAGCGAGCCAACATTGTTGGCGAGATAAAAATATAGATCAGAGATTTTTCCATTTCAGGCAAGGTGATCAGAGTATGTTGGACAAAACTTACAATATCATCATGAAAACCATGGTAGAGACCGGTCAGGCGCCGCATTACACGGACCTGGCTCAAGAATTGGGGGTCTCCATGGAGGAGGGAAGGCAGGCCCTTCACGACCTGTTTAACGCGGGGATACCGGGCTGGCTGTTCCCGAACACTGACTTTGTCACCTCTTTCGCGCCTTTCAACCACCTTCCAACCCAGTTCCGCATCACCATAGACGGGGAGCAGAAATGGTTTGCTCAATGAGCGTTTGAAGCGCTGGCAGTTTGCTGGCTTTTTCCTGGTAAAATCGTTCATATTGATACGCTCTGCCTGGATTGCGGCGAGCCGATCCATGTTGAGAATCGCGACGGGGAGATCTTGAAGGCCGATCCCGAAGGGCTGATAGGCTATGTGGCCGTTCCGTTTTCAAAATGGTTTCAAGACATCCCCTTTGCCTGAAGCACCATGCTTTTCTTCCGGTCGGAAGAACACCTTCGCAACTGGGCGCAGTTTGATCCGGCAACCATAGAGGGAGTCATTTCACTGCCTGATCTGGTCAAGCTTTTCTCTGGCAACTTTTTTCGCCGGCGGCTGGACCCGGATTATGTCTCCCATATGCGGGATTATGGCCGCGAGATGGTCGCGGTCCTTCAGGAGCTTGAGAAGGCCGGTTCCTTTTGGCAGTTACAGAGGTCATAATCTCAAGGGATTTAATCTTAAATAGTAATTTAACGAGCGTCTGAGCGTTTTTCGTTATCAGACGCAAAAAGGGAGTTCCTGATTCAATAACTCACCCTCTGGCCTATTCACATTTTTGTCCCAGTCTGGAGGGAGACTTGAAAGGGGAGGTCATTGTGTATGAATTAAAATATGACGAGGAAACCTGTGTGAAATGCGAGACCATTGATTGTCTGATGAAATGCCAGTATATGGATTTTGATCTGGAGACCGCCCGGGAGGAGAGGTTTCGTATCATTCGAGGCGAGGACTCCAGGGTACTCGAGGAGTGCGTCACCTGTTATGCCTGCGAGGAGTACTGCCCATACAACAACCATCCTTTTTACATGATCGTGGACCGTCAGGAGGAGAAGGAGGTCTGGCCGGTTCCACACCCTCTCACCAACCAGCAGCTTATCGTCATGGCGCCCCGGGGAAGGATTGTGCCTCAGAAGGTGCAGTCCCCGGTAATAAACATGTGTTCCTTCCCTATGCTGGTAGGCTCCATACGAGGCAAGCTCTTCGAGGGGGCCTCAACCATCGTGGGAACCGATATCTTCTGCAATATCATGTGGCTCCATTTCGCCAAAAACTCGGTTATTCGTGAACGCGTCCCGCAGATGATTGACAACATCTGGAACTTTTATCTCAAGGACAGCGGCGTGGATGAAGTTATCTGCTATCACGATGAATGTTATGGAACCTACACCCACCTGGCCCCGGCCTTCGGTATTAATGTTCCTTTCAAGTCCGTTCACCTTTTCGAGTACCTGACCCAAAGGCTGGATGAACTCAAGAATGAAATACGCCCCATTAATGAAAAGGTGGCCTACCAGCGCCCCTGCTCGAATCGCCTCATTCCTGAAACCCAGCACTGGGTGGATGATATCTTTGAACGGATCGGGGTTGATCGGGTGGATCGGGAGTATGACCGGGAGAACGCCTTGTGCTGCGCTGGCACCATCCAGGCCATGCAGCGGGATGAGCTGGCCGACGACGTCCAGAGAAGAAACCTCGACGACATGGAGGCTACCGGGGCCAAATACTGCGTCTTCAACTGTCCGGCCTGCTTTACCACCTTAAGTTACCAGGTGACGGAGCGAGGCATGACCCCGATCCTCATGAGCGATTTATGCCACCTCGCCCTGGGCGAATAAATGATAGGGGGTGAATGAATGGAAGAGATATACAAGGAACTGCAGAAGATTGTAGGGGCGGAATACGTTTCAAATCATGCGGAAGAGCGCTTTATGTATTCTCGCGACATGGGGACCATGCTGCCTTCTATGCCTGATCTGGTGGTCATGCCCGACTCTCCAGAGGAAGTCCAGAAGGTCGTGCAGCTGGCCAACCGGGAAGGCATCCCCATCGTGCCCATGGGGGGCGGGCTGGTCCTGTCCGGCTTAACCAGACCCTTAAAAGGCGGCATCGTTTTAGACATGAAGCGCATGAACCGTATCCTCGAGGTGAACGAGGTCAGCCGCTACGTCCTGGTGGAGGCGGGGACCTCTCAGGGGATGCTCCAGGCCTACCTTAAAAGGCATCATCCACGCTTGAAGCATTCCTGCCCTGATGCTCCGCCCATCGCCACCATCGGCGGTAACGTGCTCATTCACGGTTCAGGTCATCTTTCTCACGCGGCGGGTTTTCATTCTGATATGTGCAACGGGCTGGAGGTGGTGCTGCCTACCGGTGAGATCGCGCGGATCGGCTCCTGCTCCACCTCGCCCTACTGGTTTTCCCGGGCCCCGCTGCCTGATCTGGCCGGGCTCTTCATGGGCTGGGACGGAACGACGGGCGTGGTGACCAAATTGGCCATGAAACTTTACCCTGATCGGCCTTTTAACGATGCCAGGGTTTTTATTACCGCAGACCCGGACCTGGTGCCCGATGTCATTAACCGTCTGGCCGGCGCCCAGGTGGGAGAGGATTTGAACTCCGCTATTAACTATAGGCCGGGCAGGACAAATGTGTTTCCCATAGTCATCATCACTTATGGAGCCGAGACCAAGGAGGAGCTGACCTGGAAGAGGAATTTGATCCGGGAGTCGGTT is from Deltaproteobacteria bacterium and encodes:
- a CDS encoding FAD-binding oxidoreductase; this translates as MEEIYKELQKIVGAEYVSNHAEERFMYSRDMGTMLPSMPDLVVMPDSPEEVQKVVQLANREGIPIVPMGGGLVLSGLTRPLKGGIVLDMKRMNRILEVNEVSRYVLVEAGTSQGMLQAYLKRHHPRLKHSCPDAPPIATIGGNVLIHGSGHLSHAAGFHSDMCNGLEVVLPTGEIARIGSCSTSPYWFSRAPLPDLAGLFMGWDGTTGVVTKLAMKLYPDRPFNDARVFITADPDLVPDVINRLAGAQVGEDLNSAINYRPGRTNVFPIVIITYGAETKEELTWKRNLIRESVRKYIDERTGGFVPFPPDRRKAFLQAPNTMLTQFADARRGGGFEYVGSIMPIEIFGDAYRAGVQISNRFDIVNGMGARVIGLAHCMMFFFGYPFNRADESDVERAREALEASNEAALKLGGIPWKAEAPAQQQIIKHMDPNTFELMNRIRSVLDPKGIMNPGNWEVN
- a CDS encoding (Fe-S)-binding protein; this encodes MKCQYMDFDLETAREERFRIIRGEDSRVLEECVTCYACEEYCPYNNHPFYMIVDRQEEKEVWPVPHPLTNQQLIVMAPRGRIVPQKVQSPVINMCSFPMLVGSIRGKLFEGASTIVGTDIFCNIMWLHFAKNSVIRERVPQMIDNIWNFYLKDSGVDEVICYHDECYGTYTHLAPAFGINVPFKSVHLFEYLTQRLDELKNEIRPINEKVAYQRPCSNRLIPETQHWVDDIFERIGVDRVDREYDRENALCCAGTIQAMQRDELADDVQRRNLDDMEATGAKYCVFNCPACFTTLSYQVTERGMTPILMSDLCHLALGE